A single genomic interval of Sinorhizobium garamanticum harbors:
- a CDS encoding transporter substrate-binding domain-containing protein: MTRALSLRICGILALCAFLIAEPVLAQPRDLPLLFDARERIARPDLTGLARLRFLTTVDFPPFNFIDQSGKLSGFHVDLAREICRELEIEDKCQIQAVTYAELIPALEQGQGEAVAAGIAVRPELRQRFAFSRAFMQLPARFAVNTKAEDLVTSTAALEGKPVGVVSGTTHEAMLKAFFPKVEPKAFPDRDAMLSALRQGSVAAVFSDGMQLSFWVSAGVAGGCCALLDGAYFSQRFLGEGLTIMNRKAEPALTQAIDHALLALSRSGRLEEIYLRYFPNGIY, translated from the coding sequence ATGACGCGTGCTCTGAGTCTACGAATTTGCGGAATCCTTGCGCTCTGCGCCTTCCTCATCGCCGAACCGGTGCTTGCGCAACCGCGGGATCTGCCCCTCCTTTTTGACGCCCGCGAACGTATCGCCCGACCGGACCTGACCGGACTTGCGCGGCTTCGTTTTCTGACGACCGTCGATTTCCCACCGTTCAATTTCATTGACCAATCGGGCAAGCTTTCCGGTTTCCATGTCGACCTCGCCCGCGAAATCTGCCGCGAGCTTGAGATCGAGGACAAATGCCAGATTCAGGCGGTGACCTACGCGGAACTCATCCCGGCGCTCGAACAAGGCCAGGGGGAGGCCGTCGCCGCGGGTATCGCGGTTCGCCCGGAGCTGCGCCAGCGTTTCGCCTTCTCCAGGGCCTTCATGCAGTTGCCGGCGCGTTTCGCGGTCAACACTAAGGCCGAAGATCTCGTGACAAGCACGGCCGCGCTTGAGGGCAAGCCCGTCGGCGTCGTGTCCGGCACGACGCACGAGGCTATGCTCAAGGCCTTCTTTCCGAAGGTCGAGCCCAAGGCCTTTCCAGACCGGGATGCAATGCTCTCCGCGTTGCGGCAGGGATCGGTTGCAGCCGTCTTCTCCGATGGCATGCAGCTCTCGTTCTGGGTTTCGGCGGGCGTCGCCGGAGGATGCTGCGCCTTGCTTGACGGCGCCTATTTCTCGCAACGCTTTCTCGGCGAAGGTTTGACGATCATGAACCGCAAGGCCGAGCCTGCGTTGACTCAGGCGATCGATCACGCATTGCTGGCGCTCTCGCGCAGCGGCAGGCTCGAGGAGATCTATCTGCGCTATTTCCCGAACGGTATCTATTGA
- a CDS encoding O-succinylhomoserine sulfhydrylase produces the protein MSKTWRPATQLVHGGTLRSQYGETSEAIFLTQGFVYETSEAAEARFKGETDGFIYARYGSPTNDMFEKRMCMLEGAEDARATASGMAAVASAILCQVKAGDHIVAARALFGSCRWVVETLAPKYGVECTLVDGRDLANWEKAVRPNTKVFFLESPTNPTLEVIDIAGVAKLAEQIGAKLVVDNVFATPLFQKPLELGAHVVVYSATKHIDGQGRCLGGVVLSSKEWIDENLHDYFRHTGPAMSPFNAWTLLKGIETLPLRVKQQTDSARRIADFLAEQPQVDRVIYPGRKDHPQADIIAKQMSGGSTLVAFELKGGKEAAFALQNALEIVRISNNLGDSKSLITHPATTTHKNLTEEARAELGISAGTVRFSAGIEDSEDLIEDFARALRNVKA, from the coding sequence ATGAGCAAGACTTGGCGCCCGGCAACCCAACTCGTCCACGGTGGAACTCTCCGCTCTCAGTACGGCGAAACCTCCGAAGCGATCTTTCTGACACAGGGTTTCGTCTACGAAACGTCCGAAGCGGCGGAAGCCCGCTTCAAGGGCGAGACCGACGGCTTCATCTATGCGCGCTACGGCAGTCCGACCAACGACATGTTCGAAAAGCGCATGTGCATGCTCGAAGGGGCAGAAGACGCCCGCGCCACCGCGTCCGGCATGGCGGCCGTTGCCTCGGCGATCCTTTGCCAGGTGAAGGCCGGCGACCACATCGTCGCCGCCCGTGCACTTTTTGGTTCCTGCCGCTGGGTCGTGGAGACCCTCGCGCCCAAATACGGTGTCGAATGCACGCTCGTCGATGGTCGCGATCTCGCAAACTGGGAGAAGGCGGTTCGCCCGAACACCAAGGTCTTCTTCCTGGAGAGCCCCACCAACCCGACGCTCGAAGTGATCGACATCGCCGGCGTTGCGAAGCTCGCCGAGCAAATCGGCGCCAAGCTGGTCGTCGACAACGTGTTTGCAACCCCCCTCTTCCAGAAGCCGCTGGAACTCGGCGCCCATGTCGTCGTCTACTCCGCCACCAAGCACATTGACGGCCAGGGCCGCTGCCTCGGCGGCGTCGTGCTTTCCAGCAAGGAATGGATCGACGAAAACCTGCACGACTATTTCCGCCATACCGGCCCGGCCATGTCGCCGTTCAATGCCTGGACATTGCTCAAGGGCATCGAGACGCTTCCTCTGCGCGTGAAGCAGCAGACCGACAGCGCCCGCCGCATCGCCGACTTCCTGGCCGAGCAGCCGCAGGTCGACCGCGTCATCTATCCCGGCCGCAAGGACCATCCGCAGGCGGATATCATCGCGAAGCAGATGAGCGGCGGTTCGACGCTGGTGGCGTTCGAACTGAAGGGCGGCAAGGAGGCGGCCTTCGCGCTTCAGAACGCATTGGAAATCGTCCGGATCTCCAACAATCTCGGCGATTCCAAGAGCCTGATCACCCATCCGGCGACCACAACGCACAAGAACCTAACGGAGGAAGCGCGTGCCGAACTCGGCATTTCCGCCGGCACCGTGCGCTTCTCCGCCGGCATCGAGGACAGCGAGGATCTCATCGAGGATTTCGCCCGCGCGCTGAGAAACGTGAAGGCCTAA
- a CDS encoding 2'-deoxycytidine 5'-triphosphate deaminase, translating into MSRETGILADRAIAALFASGRLKSERPLDEDQIQPASLDLRLSAKAFRVRASFMPGPAHLVADKLDRLKLHVIDLTDGAVLETGCVYIVPLMESLALPENMSASANPKSSTGRLDIFTRVITDRAQEFDKIPAGYSGPLYLEISPRTFPIVVRRGSRLSQIRFRIGHSVLSEQELLALHESDVLVASERPNVTGGGIALSIDLKGTGPDGLIGYRGKHHTSVVDVDKKAEHPVFDFWEPLYSRGRDDLILDPDEFYILVSREAVHVPPLYAAEMTPFDPLVGEFRVHYAGFFDPGFGHASAGGSGSRAVLEVRSHEVPFILEHGQIVGRLIYEHMMERPDGLYGLDLGSNYQAQGLKLSKHFRAE; encoded by the coding sequence ATGTCTCGCGAGACAGGGATTTTGGCCGACCGCGCAATTGCCGCGCTGTTTGCCTCGGGGCGCTTAAAAAGCGAGAGACCGCTGGATGAGGACCAGATCCAGCCGGCGAGCCTCGATCTGCGCCTCAGCGCCAAAGCGTTTCGCGTCCGGGCGAGCTTCATGCCCGGTCCGGCCCATCTCGTTGCCGACAAACTCGACCGCCTGAAGTTGCATGTCATCGATCTCACAGACGGCGCGGTGTTGGAAACCGGCTGCGTCTATATCGTCCCGCTGATGGAGAGCCTCGCCCTGCCGGAGAACATGTCGGCCTCGGCTAATCCGAAGAGCTCGACCGGCCGCCTCGATATCTTCACGCGCGTCATCACCGACAGGGCGCAGGAATTCGACAAGATCCCTGCCGGCTACAGCGGCCCGCTCTATCTGGAAATCAGCCCGCGCACGTTTCCGATCGTCGTCAGGCGCGGCTCCCGCCTGTCGCAAATCCGCTTCCGCATCGGGCATTCCGTGCTCTCCGAACAGGAGTTGCTGGCGCTGCACGAAAGCGATGTGCTTGTCGCAAGCGAGCGGCCCAACGTCACCGGCGGCGGCATTGCGCTGTCGATCGATTTGAAGGGCACCGGCCCGGACGGCCTGATCGGCTACCGCGGCAAGCACCACACCTCGGTGGTCGATGTCGACAAGAAGGCGGAGCACCCGGTCTTCGACTTCTGGGAGCCGCTTTACAGCCGTGGCCGCGATGATCTGATCCTCGATCCGGACGAGTTCTATATCCTCGTCTCGCGCGAGGCCGTCCATGTTCCACCGCTCTACGCCGCCGAAATGACGCCCTTCGATCCTCTGGTCGGCGAGTTCCGCGTTCACTATGCCGGCTTCTTCGATCCGGGTTTCGGGCACGCGTCGGCCGGCGGCAGCGGCAGCCGGGCGGTGCTGGAGGTCCGCAGCCACGAAGTGCCGTTCATCCTGGAGCACGGGCAGATCGTCGGCCGCCTCATCTACGAGCACATGATGGAGCGGCCGGACGGTCTCTACGGCCTCGACCTTGGCTCGAACTATCAGGCGCAAGGCCTTAAGCTTTCCAAGCATTTTCGTGCAGAGTGA
- the apaG gene encoding Co2+/Mg2+ efflux protein ApaG codes for MYRALTRDIEVTVEPYYLEEQSDPDDSRYVWGYRIVISNHSDITVRLMTRYWHITDENGQVDEVSGPGVIGEQPLLNPGDTYEYSSGCPLDTPSGVMFGHYSMEAEDGETFNVAIPAFSLDSPGLVRTLN; via the coding sequence ATGTATCGTGCCCTGACTCGCGACATCGAGGTCACGGTTGAGCCGTACTATCTGGAAGAACAGTCCGATCCAGACGACAGCCGTTATGTCTGGGGCTATCGCATTGTGATATCGAACCATTCCGACATCACGGTTCGCCTGATGACCCGTTACTGGCACATTACCGACGAGAACGGCCAGGTGGACGAAGTGAGTGGCCCCGGCGTGATCGGCGAGCAGCCTTTGCTCAATCCCGGCGACACTTACGAATATTCCTCCGGTTGCCCGCTGGATACACCGTCGGGCGTTATGTTCGGCCACTACAGCATGGAGGCCGAGGACGGGGAGACCTTCAATGTGGCGATCCCCGCCTTCTCGCTTGATTCACCCGGGCTGGTCCGCACCCTGAACTGA
- a CDS encoding Hsp33 family molecular chaperone — protein sequence MTETVRGLGEFDFAGDDHVVPFHVEGLDVRGRAVQLGPMLDAILERHNYPLPVARLVAETVVLTVLLGTSLKFEGKLIVQTQGDGAVDLVVADFSTPDRVRAYARYSEEALAAAEEGGRTQPHELLGKGVLAFTIDQGAHMQRYQGIVELDGATLEEIAGAYFRQSEQIPTKVRLGVAELLDRDEDGKPRHRWRAGGMVAQFLPDAAERMRQPDLPGGDGDEGEALYLFEEDDLWSEAKVMVETIDTDELTDPTVGTERLLYRLFHERGVRVYQPQAVFDRCSCSREKIRAVLAGLDREDIESSIEDGVIKVTCEFCSTTYRFEASEVRSQ from the coding sequence ATGACAGAAACAGTGCGGGGGCTTGGCGAGTTCGATTTTGCCGGTGACGACCATGTCGTGCCTTTCCACGTCGAGGGGCTCGATGTGCGCGGGCGTGCCGTGCAGCTGGGACCGATGCTCGATGCCATCTTGGAGCGGCATAATTATCCGCTGCCGGTGGCTCGTCTGGTCGCTGAGACAGTGGTGCTGACGGTACTGCTCGGCACGTCGCTGAAGTTCGAGGGCAAGCTGATCGTTCAGACGCAGGGCGATGGTGCGGTCGATCTTGTCGTCGCGGATTTTTCGACGCCGGATCGGGTCCGCGCCTATGCCCGTTATAGCGAGGAGGCGCTGGCTGCCGCCGAAGAGGGTGGGCGCACACAGCCCCATGAGCTCCTCGGCAAGGGGGTTCTTGCCTTCACAATCGACCAGGGCGCTCACATGCAGCGCTACCAGGGTATCGTCGAACTCGACGGTGCAACGCTCGAGGAAATCGCTGGCGCCTATTTCCGCCAGTCGGAGCAGATTCCGACCAAGGTGCGCCTTGGTGTCGCGGAGCTTCTCGATCGCGACGAAGACGGCAAGCCCCGGCACCGCTGGCGCGCCGGCGGCATGGTTGCCCAGTTCCTGCCGGACGCCGCTGAACGCATGCGCCAGCCGGACCTTCCGGGCGGCGATGGCGACGAAGGGGAGGCTCTCTACCTCTTCGAAGAGGACGATCTGTGGTCGGAAGCCAAGGTGATGGTCGAAACGATCGATACCGACGAACTGACCGACCCGACCGTCGGGACGGAAAGGCTGCTCTATCGGCTGTTCCACGAACGCGGCGTCCGCGTCTATCAGCCGCAAGCGGTCTTTGATCGCTGCAGCTGTTCGCGCGAGAAGATCCGGGCGGTATTGGCCGGGCTCGACCGCGAGGATATAGAGAGCAGCATCGAGGACGGCGTGATCAAGGTGACGTGCGAGTTTTGCTCAACCACCTATCGTTTCGAGGCCAGCGAGGTGCGCTCCCAGTGA
- a CDS encoding CDP-alcohol phosphatidyltransferase family protein → MLDGAVRRRLDPLLDRLGVALVKRGVKADTITIFGLGLGLAAAGLIAYRFYLAGAVMILFSRLCDGLDGAVARASRGTDFGGFLDIVLDFAFYGAIPLGFIIADPAANGLAGALLLFSFYVNGSSFLAYAIIAEKRAMTTSVRGAKSLYFTTGLAEATETIVVFLAFCLFPGWFPPVAAVFAVVCLYTAVSRIVLARLSFLDPQ, encoded by the coding sequence ATGCTCGACGGTGCGGTGCGCAGGCGGCTTGATCCGCTTCTTGACCGGCTGGGCGTCGCTCTGGTCAAGCGCGGCGTAAAGGCCGACACCATCACGATCTTCGGTCTCGGCCTCGGACTGGCGGCCGCCGGCCTCATCGCATACCGGTTCTATCTCGCCGGCGCCGTCATGATCCTGTTCAGCCGCCTGTGCGATGGCCTCGACGGCGCCGTGGCGCGCGCCAGTCGCGGCACGGATTTCGGCGGGTTTCTCGATATCGTCCTCGATTTTGCCTTCTATGGCGCAATCCCGCTCGGATTCATCATTGCGGATCCAGCCGCAAACGGTCTTGCCGGCGCGCTTCTGCTTTTCTCCTTTTACGTCAACGGATCGAGCTTTCTCGCCTATGCCATAATCGCTGAGAAGCGCGCCATGACGACCAGCGTGCGCGGCGCAAAGTCGCTTTATTTCACGACAGGACTCGCCGAAGCGACCGAGACGATCGTTGTTTTCCTGGCCTTCTGCCTGTTTCCCGGGTGGTTCCCGCCTGTCGCGGCGGTGTTTGCGGTCGTCTGCCTTTACACGGCCGTATCGCGGATCGTTCTTGCTCGCCTCAGCTTCCTCGATCCGCAATAA
- the argF gene encoding ornithine carbamoyltransferase: MTGTRHFLDISAMATADLRTIIDDARVRKTATKDGTAERPLAGKMLAMIFEKPSTRTRVSFDVGMRQLGGETLFLSGTEMQLGRAETIGDTAKVLSRYVDAIMIRTTDHRRLMELAEHATVPVINGLTDDTHPCQIMADIMTFEEHRGSVKGKTIAWTGDGNNVLHSLIEGSARFGYRMNMAVPLGSEPQDKFLNWARNNGGDILLCHEAEQAVAGADCVVTDTWVSMNQEHRARGHNVFQPYQVNEALMKHAAPDALFMHCLPAHRGEEVTDEVIDGPQSVVFDEAENRLHAQKSILAWCMGVV, encoded by the coding sequence ATGACAGGTACCAGACATTTTCTCGACATCTCGGCGATGGCGACTGCCGACCTGAGGACGATCATTGACGACGCCCGCGTTCGCAAGACCGCGACGAAGGACGGCACTGCCGAACGCCCGCTTGCCGGCAAGATGCTCGCGATGATTTTCGAGAAGCCTTCCACCCGCACGCGCGTCTCCTTTGACGTCGGCATGCGTCAGCTCGGTGGCGAAACCCTGTTCCTTTCCGGAACTGAAATGCAGCTCGGCCGCGCCGAGACGATCGGCGATACCGCCAAAGTCCTTTCGCGCTATGTGGACGCGATCATGATCCGCACGACCGACCACCGGCGGCTGATGGAGCTCGCCGAACACGCTACGGTGCCGGTCATCAATGGTCTGACCGACGACACGCACCCCTGTCAGATCATGGCCGACATCATGACGTTCGAGGAGCATCGCGGATCAGTCAAGGGCAAGACGATCGCCTGGACGGGCGATGGCAACAACGTCCTTCATTCGCTGATCGAAGGCTCCGCGCGTTTCGGATATCGCATGAACATGGCGGTGCCGCTCGGGTCCGAACCACAGGACAAATTCCTCAACTGGGCGCGCAACAATGGCGGCGATATCCTGCTTTGCCATGAGGCCGAGCAGGCCGTCGCCGGCGCCGATTGCGTCGTCACCGACACCTGGGTATCGATGAACCAGGAGCACCGCGCCCGCGGCCACAATGTTTTCCAGCCGTATCAGGTCAACGAGGCCTTGATGAAGCATGCCGCCCCGGACGCATTGTTCATGCACTGCCTGCCGGCGCACCGGGGCGAAGAGGTCACGGATGAGGTCATCGACGGCCCGCAATCGGTCGTCTTCGATGAGGCGGAAAACCGGCTGCACGCGCAGAAATCGATCCTTGCCTGGTGCATGGGCGTCGTCTAA